A window of Bradyrhizobium sp. AZCC 1610 contains these coding sequences:
- a CDS encoding invasion associated locus B family protein, which produces MSRKPISLTALSLVAVVLTVVINAALAQQATPTPRLGRGQAPTVQQPAAPAATLPNGASSINETYGDWTVDCRIADGQKQCLLSQAQGNNQSGQRIFAIELHPPADGKTEGTILMPFGLNLDSGAILKLDDRDLGKGLRFSTCVPQGCLLPVSFPTVATDAIRKAGKLVVASLNLSSGDAVTFNVSLNGFGAALDRTSQLAR; this is translated from the coding sequence ATGTCCCGCAAACCCATCTCGTTGACGGCTCTCTCCCTTGTCGCCGTCGTGCTAACCGTGGTGATAAACGCGGCCTTGGCGCAGCAGGCGACACCCACACCGCGTCTCGGCCGAGGCCAGGCCCCGACCGTGCAACAGCCGGCTGCGCCCGCTGCGACGCTGCCGAACGGCGCATCTTCGATCAACGAGACTTACGGCGACTGGACGGTCGATTGCCGGATCGCCGACGGCCAGAAGCAATGTCTTCTGTCGCAAGCCCAGGGCAACAATCAATCCGGCCAGCGCATCTTCGCGATCGAGCTGCATCCGCCTGCGGACGGCAAGACCGAAGGCACGATCCTGATGCCGTTCGGGCTCAATCTCGACAGCGGCGCGATCCTCAAGCTCGACGACAGGGACCTCGGCAAAGGGCTGCGTTTCTCGACTTGCGTACCCCAGGGTTGCCTGCTGCCCGTGAGCTTCCCGACCGTGGCGACTGACGCGATTCGCAAGGCAGGAAAGCTCGTCGTCGCATCTCTCAATCTGTCCAGCGGGGACGCCGTCACCTTCAACGTGTCGTTGAACGGTTTCGGCGCCGCGCTCGACCGAACGAGCCAACTCGCGAGGTAA
- a CDS encoding MBL fold metallo-hydrolase has product MNQMIRNTQQERNMSLDNIAHTGRPVPNELVPSRYALRVGEIDVLVISDGVLTPPSESMATNADPAVRGAWLDNMFLSRDAFDWALNEVVVRSGGQTILIDSGLGAEYPDFPRAGQLGLRLEAAGIDLGSVTDVVLTHMHFDHVGGLLVDGVKDRLRPDLRIHVSAAEVKFWASPDFSRTAMPPALADVARSAATRFLNEYRSQLRPFEEEYEVAPGVVVSRTGGHTPGHSVVRLASGGDRLMFAGDALFPVSFDHPDWHNGFEHDPEEAIRVRLRLLRELAATGGLLAATHMPFPSIGRVAAAGDVFRWVPAWWDY; this is encoded by the coding sequence ATGAATCAGATGATCCGGAACACTCAGCAGGAGAGAAACATGAGCCTGGATAACATCGCACACACCGGTAGACCGGTGCCCAACGAGCTGGTTCCGTCGCGCTATGCGCTGCGGGTCGGTGAGATTGACGTGCTGGTGATCAGCGATGGGGTGCTCACTCCGCCATCCGAGTCCATGGCGACCAACGCCGACCCGGCCGTCCGGGGGGCCTGGCTGGACAACATGTTCCTGTCGCGGGACGCGTTCGATTGGGCGCTGAACGAGGTCGTGGTGCGTAGTGGCGGCCAGACCATCCTCATCGACAGCGGGCTAGGGGCGGAGTACCCGGACTTTCCGCGGGCGGGGCAGTTGGGCCTGCGACTGGAGGCCGCCGGCATCGATCTTGGGTCGGTGACCGACGTGGTGCTGACCCACATGCACTTTGACCACGTTGGAGGACTGCTCGTCGACGGGGTGAAGGACCGGCTTCGGCCGGATCTGCGGATCCACGTGTCTGCCGCGGAGGTCAAGTTCTGGGCGTCACCCGATTTCTCCCGCACCGCCATGCCGCCGGCGCTTGCGGACGTGGCTCGGTCGGCCGCCACGCGGTTCTTGAACGAGTACCGCAGCCAGTTGCGGCCGTTCGAGGAGGAGTACGAGGTGGCGCCGGGCGTTGTCGTCAGTCGCACAGGCGGCCACACCCCCGGGCACAGCGTGGTCCGCCTGGCGTCCGGCGGCGACCGGCTGATGTTCGCTGGCGACGCCTTATTCCCGGTCTCGTTCGACCACCCCGACTGGCACAACGGCTTCGAACACGACCCCGAGGAGGCGATCCGCGTCCGACTCCGTCTTTTGCGGGAGCTGGCGGCGACCGGCGGGCTACTGGCGGCGACTCACATGCCGTTCCCATCCATCGGCCGGGTGGCGGCCGCCGGCGACGTCTTTCGTTGGGTACCGGCCTGGTGGGACTACTGA
- a CDS encoding NAD(P)/FAD-dependent oxidoreductase produces MRLVIIGAGFAGMYAALSAARLRDIQGALPEEFEIALVAPEPTLVVRPRLYEPNPETLTAPLLDVLKAIDVVYVQGSAETIDTKSRMVQIATAKGTRKTLSYDRLVVATGSRLFRPNIPGLAEHGFSVDNFDDAVALDKHLQRLADRPAMNGRDTVVVAGGGFTGIEAATEMPTRLREILGKNAKPRVIIVERNPAIAPDMGEGPRPVIEEALQKVGVETRLGAGVASLDKSGVTLSNGEHIETETVIWAAGIRAAPLTQQIPAERDNFGRLLVDRCLRVPGVQGVFATGDAARAACDDDGNYALMSCQHATRMGAFAGNNAAAELLGVPTRPYHQKTYVTCLDLGEAGALFTRGWERKVELVGDVAKKTKQEINTVWIYPPKAERAAALASADPERVTDL; encoded by the coding sequence ATGCGACTAGTCATCATCGGCGCCGGCTTCGCCGGCATGTACGCCGCCCTTTCCGCTGCGCGCCTGCGCGACATCCAGGGCGCATTGCCCGAGGAGTTCGAGATCGCGCTGGTTGCACCAGAGCCGACGCTGGTGGTCCGTCCGCGGCTTTACGAACCGAACCCCGAAACCCTCACCGCGCCGCTGCTCGATGTCCTCAAGGCCATCGACGTCGTCTACGTGCAAGGCAGCGCCGAGACGATCGACACCAAGTCGCGCATGGTGCAGATCGCAACGGCGAAGGGCACGCGAAAGACGCTCTCCTACGACCGCCTCGTGGTGGCCACCGGCAGCCGGCTGTTCCGTCCGAACATCCCCGGCCTTGCCGAACACGGTTTTAGCGTCGACAACTTCGATGACGCAGTTGCGCTCGACAAACACCTGCAACGCCTGGCCGATCGGCCGGCAATGAACGGACGCGACACGGTCGTCGTTGCCGGCGGCGGTTTCACCGGCATTGAAGCGGCCACCGAAATGCCGACGCGGCTTCGCGAGATCCTCGGCAAGAATGCCAAGCCGCGCGTCATCATCGTCGAACGCAACCCGGCGATCGCCCCCGATATGGGCGAAGGCCCCCGCCCCGTCATCGAGGAAGCCCTGCAGAAGGTGGGCGTGGAAACCCGGCTCGGCGCCGGCGTCGCCTCGCTGGACAAGTCCGGCGTCACGCTTTCAAACGGCGAGCACATCGAGACGGAGACCGTGATCTGGGCGGCCGGCATTCGCGCTGCCCCGTTGACCCAGCAAATCCCGGCCGAACGTGACAATTTCGGCCGCCTGCTGGTCGATCGCTGTTTGCGCGTGCCGGGCGTCCAGGGCGTCTTCGCCACCGGCGATGCGGCCCGTGCCGCCTGCGACGACGACGGCAACTATGCGCTGATGTCGTGCCAGCACGCCACGCGGATGGGCGCCTTTGCCGGCAACAACGCCGCAGCCGAGCTCCTCGGCGTTCCGACCCGGCCCTACCACCAGAAGACCTACGTCACCTGTCTCGATCTCGGCGAAGCCGGCGCGCTATTCACGCGGGGCTGGGAGCGAAAGGTGGAGTTGGTGGGCGACGTCGCCAAGAAGACCAAGCAGGAGATCAACACCGTCTGGATCTATCCGCCGAAAGCCGAGCGCGCCGCTGCGCTCGCCTCGGCCGATCCGGAGCGGGTCACCGATCTCTGA
- a CDS encoding SDR family NAD(P)-dependent oxidoreductase translates to MKTFLSIGTGPGIGFATAERFAKEGFQVVLAARSIAKTQELAEKMVKKGYRANARKVDSIDPKGVAELVAEVQKQHGSIDVLHYNAASARKATLSEQPRDSFNDDLAVNIGGALVAAQAVAPKMEEQKSGAILLTGGGFALAPSPDYLSISIGKAGIRALAHGLFEPFREKGIHVATVTVCTFVSPESKEASSVAEHFWCLYSQPKDSWTAETNYAPASA, encoded by the coding sequence ATGAAGACATTTCTCAGCATCGGAACGGGCCCGGGGATCGGTTTCGCGACCGCCGAACGCTTTGCCAAGGAAGGTTTCCAGGTGGTTTTGGCCGCTCGGAGCATCGCCAAGACGCAAGAGCTGGCTGAAAAGATGGTAAAAAAGGGCTACAGGGCAAACGCTCGCAAAGTGGACTCGATCGATCCGAAGGGCGTCGCGGAACTGGTCGCGGAAGTTCAGAAGCAGCACGGCTCAATCGACGTGTTGCACTACAACGCCGCATCCGCGCGCAAGGCGACCCTCTCTGAGCAGCCGCGCGACAGCTTCAATGATGATCTCGCCGTGAACATCGGAGGGGCGCTTGTCGCCGCTCAGGCTGTCGCTCCGAAGATGGAAGAGCAAAAGTCCGGTGCGATCCTGCTGACGGGAGGTGGCTTCGCACTGGCACCCAGCCCGGACTATCTTTCGATCAGCATCGGCAAGGCGGGTATTCGCGCTTTGGCTCACGGACTTTTCGAGCCGTTCCGGGAAAAGGGAATTCACGTCGCAACAGTGACTGTCTGCACCTTTGTTTCCCCGGAATCGAAGGAGGCCTCATCAGTGGCCGAACACTTCTGGTGTCTGTACAGCCAACCGAAGGATTCCTGGACCGCCGAAACGAACTACGCCCCCGCGAGCGCATGA
- a CDS encoding helix-turn-helix transcriptional regulator: MSYKPVTRDLPQKNEPDISETPQRGLTITERGPADAEMTRVLKTRPLSMASDSSSGAITFWRHDPLHDVVRPMADHVIMAFPAEPVRFERRDGKTFVNGMTRPATVTVIPAGSSSRWDIYQPLSVVQLYLPLTTLKRIAHEAGTSTPGDLVERTAHPDPITSRLLLSAADALEGSAALDALFRHQLTDLLATRLLAAHTGSPATFRPIMGGLSPRVLGRAIERLRSDSDADVSLAALASDAGLSRFHFCRAFKESTGLSPHAWLRQHRLEQAMNMLRDTDVSVVSVATALGYSSQTAFAAAFRKLTGETPSDWRRRMR; encoded by the coding sequence ATGAGTTACAAGCCAGTGACGCGCGATCTTCCGCAGAAGAATGAGCCGGACATTTCCGAGACGCCCCAGCGCGGCCTGACGATCACCGAGCGAGGTCCTGCCGATGCGGAGATGACCAGGGTGCTCAAGACGAGACCCTTAAGCATGGCGTCGGACTCGTCCAGCGGCGCGATCACCTTCTGGAGGCATGATCCCCTGCACGACGTCGTCCGGCCGATGGCCGATCACGTCATCATGGCTTTCCCTGCCGAGCCGGTGCGGTTCGAGCGCCGCGACGGGAAAACGTTTGTGAATGGAATGACGCGTCCCGCAACCGTGACGGTCATTCCGGCCGGCTCAAGCTCACGATGGGACATTTACCAACCCTTGAGTGTCGTTCAGCTTTACCTTCCGCTGACAACGCTCAAGCGCATTGCCCACGAAGCTGGCACAAGCACTCCCGGCGATCTTGTGGAGCGAACGGCGCATCCCGACCCCATTACATCCCGATTGCTGCTGAGCGCGGCCGACGCCCTCGAAGGCAGCGCGGCGTTGGACGCGCTGTTCAGGCACCAACTGACGGATCTTCTGGCCACGCGCCTCCTCGCGGCGCACACCGGCTCACCTGCAACGTTCCGGCCGATCATGGGCGGGCTATCGCCCAGAGTGCTGGGCCGCGCCATCGAACGGCTGCGTTCGGACAGCGATGCGGACGTCTCACTCGCGGCGCTGGCGTCCGATGCCGGTCTGTCGCGCTTCCACTTCTGCCGTGCATTCAAGGAAAGCACCGGGCTCTCACCGCATGCCTGGCTGCGCCAGCACCGGCTCGAGCAGGCCATGAACATGCTGCGCGACACCGATGTGTCAGTCGTCTCGGTCGCAACCGCGCTTGGCTATTCCTCCCAGACCGCTTTTGCCGCGGCGTTCCGAAAGCTGACCGGTGAAACCCCGAGCGATTGGCGAAGACGCATGCGGTGA
- a CDS encoding tyrosine-type recombinase/integrase: protein MFVTVCSHAIPAVRFVGIFVGIVLVSGEQTFTATFAIPNEGIEQMARKNDGACANPKQIRTDVDCRAARPKFDNGAWSPTKISDVTGGGLYLFVTPDKSRPGNAASKLWRMSYRFHSRQKTYSIGPYGNGKDGTFSLADARRDRDKAKDLLKEGKDPSTEKQLDKHRQAAARPFEQWADEWLAKKKVEKVKRGRIVAVRDPKTIEVLELRVGYVKARFGKLCRQDIKRPDVLAFMRSYEAEGKLETRDRVRSIGEQICDYADVEGDGYNPFRNLNGQMIANISTPRPGVTEPRDVTRVFKLISAPWTRARFSDVVGLALRFDALTIPRPGMVNEMEWSEVDWDAERWTIPAAKMKTGWDHVVPLSRQAVAILRSVQNLTGHRRYAFSCSKDAPLSNNTLNKRLRLLGIDTKTDHCAHGFRTTFSTLSHHEEIKDAKAWDGDVIELQLAHLDNSTVEGLYKKHGPLALIGSRTKLMQHWADRIDHWLDPKKVMPIKGRAEA, encoded by the coding sequence GTGTTCGTCACCGTTTGTTCTCATGCGATCCCAGCCGTCCGATTTGTTGGCATTTTTGTTGGTATCGTGTTGGTATCGGGAGAACAAACGTTCACGGCGACTTTCGCTATTCCGAACGAAGGAATTGAGCAGATGGCCCGCAAGAACGACGGCGCGTGCGCCAACCCCAAGCAGATCAGGACTGACGTCGACTGCCGCGCCGCCCGACCGAAATTCGACAACGGCGCGTGGAGCCCCACCAAGATTTCGGATGTGACTGGCGGCGGTCTCTATCTCTTCGTCACGCCGGACAAGAGCAGACCAGGTAACGCGGCCTCCAAGCTGTGGCGGATGAGCTACCGCTTCCATAGCCGTCAGAAAACCTACTCCATCGGCCCTTACGGCAACGGCAAGGATGGCACATTCTCGCTCGCCGACGCGCGGCGCGACCGCGACAAGGCGAAAGACCTGCTCAAGGAAGGCAAAGACCCGAGCACCGAGAAGCAGCTCGACAAGCACAGGCAGGCGGCAGCCCGGCCTTTCGAGCAATGGGCCGACGAGTGGCTCGCGAAGAAGAAAGTGGAGAAAGTCAAACGCGGCAGGATCGTCGCGGTGCGCGACCCCAAGACCATCGAGGTGCTCGAGCTGCGCGTCGGCTACGTCAAGGCTCGTTTCGGCAAGCTGTGCAGGCAGGACATCAAGCGTCCGGACGTGCTCGCGTTCATGCGTTCATACGAAGCCGAGGGAAAGCTGGAAACCCGCGACCGCGTGCGCAGCATCGGTGAGCAAATCTGCGACTATGCCGATGTCGAAGGCGACGGCTACAATCCATTCCGCAACCTGAATGGGCAGATGATTGCCAACATTTCGACGCCGCGTCCCGGCGTCACCGAACCACGCGACGTGACGCGCGTGTTCAAGCTCATCAGCGCACCGTGGACGAGAGCGAGGTTTAGTGACGTTGTTGGCCTTGCCTTGCGCTTCGATGCGCTGACCATTCCCCGCCCCGGCATGGTCAATGAAATGGAGTGGAGCGAGGTCGATTGGGATGCCGAACGCTGGACTATTCCAGCCGCCAAAATGAAAACCGGTTGGGACCATGTCGTGCCTTTGTCACGGCAGGCAGTAGCAATCCTGCGCAGCGTTCAGAATCTGACCGGGCATCGCCGGTACGCGTTTTCCTGCTCGAAGGACGCGCCGCTATCAAACAACACGCTCAACAAACGCTTGCGGCTGCTTGGCATTGACACCAAGACTGACCATTGTGCCCACGGATTCCGGACCACGTTCTCGACCCTGTCTCACCACGAAGAGATCAAGGACGCTAAGGCATGGGATGGCGATGTCATCGAGCTGCAGCTCGCGCATCTCGATAACTCTACTGTGGAAGGTCTCTACAAGAAGCACGGACCGCTCGCGCTGATCGGCTCGCGCACGAAGCTGATGCAGCATTGGGCTGATCGAATCGACCACTGGCTCGATCCCAAGAAGGTGATGCCGATCAAGGGAAGAGCGGAGGCTTGA